The following DNA comes from Kluyveromyces lactis strain NRRL Y-1140 chromosome E complete sequence.
GCAATCCTATCAGCGATATCTCGCCTGCTCAAAACTCTACTCATACTGTAGTCTTTTAGCTCTTGACGCTTTCAAGTTCAGGATTCGATGATTTGATAAATAGTATCAACGAAAACAGGTGGCTTAGATAGttaattttctttccattgGGCTTGTGTACCTGAAACACAATATTATATCTACTTGTACTATAACTATGATTGCATTGAACTGATATGTTAAAACCGATATACAGCTATTCTTCGTTTGCATATTGTACGTGGCTGTTTCATAGATCACCATATacatatttgaatatttatTCTATCTTACGGGCGTTATACTGTGGTGTACTTACTGAATtttccgggtaacaaaTATCATGAATATTCCCCTTTAAACGAATGAGAACCAACTGTCACGTGATAAAAAGTCTTTTGTTCCCGATGATGTAGTTTAGAGGTTTAAAGAGTCAGGCATAAAACCcttgaaatataaagaaCTGGTATCTTGTTATGAAGCCGAATGCAACGGTGTGTTGAGTTATATTTTGTCTAAAGTTTATCCAATCTGCAGCAGATCTGAACATTACCCAATTACTTTGTGTTTTTCTATGAGGGAGTTTTATCTATCATCTAGCATGTTGGCTAGTGAAACAGGGATCGCCTATGAAGTCAGTGACAGCTACGGATCAAGAAGATATGATAATAATGGCAATAGTTCTTCTGAAAGGATTCAGTATGTGATTTCGATGGCTCATTCACAGGGTTTTGATTGGAATCAAGATTTTTTTGCTACTAGATACGAGCAAATGTGTCAAGTTGTGTATGACGGTCATGTTGACAGCATTGAATCGGTAATTGAAGGGTTAAAATGCGAGGAAGAGGCAGTTACGGAAAAAACTAGTGAAaacgaagatgaaaatatggaTCATGATGGCAGGCCCATTACTCTTTCCTCCAAAGACACAAATACACACTACCGTTACTCTCCGCAGGTTTATCGAAGGATCAGTGATGCTTTTATTAGACCAAGACGTAAATCCGACAGAAGTATATCATTTTCTGCTGATAGGGAACAGGGAAACTTTAAACGTACAGAAGTGACCGTTATCGATGTAGAATCAGAAACTCTGGAGAACAAACTCCTCAAAAGCCTTGTAAGATCATAATTTGTAAATTTCGTTGGCAGAATGTCTCTTTTTTATTAGTACATGTTCATACAGGATATATACGCCGCCGAAAATGTATTAATGGGTAAGTAACCTAGAAAGGACGTACTATGTTGCAACTAGTCTAGAGATTTTTGACTGGAGGTTCATTTTAATTCTGTTTTATCCTTATAGAGAATTAGGAATATGCATTATATATTGTACAATAGTGAAACTGTGTGACGAGAATTtaatcttcatcttcttcgtcgtcttcttcctcatcgTTTTGATCCTCCACAGTGAGCACAGTTTCTGGGTTGTCGTTTTTGGTATACTTTCTAGCGattcttgaacttttccCCAGAGCTATGGCCTCTTCTCTTGCTCGTTGTTGTAAGGTTTTAAGCTCTGGTTGGAAACTCTTTCTAACAGATCTGTTTGTGAACACATCCCATAATTTTAGACCGGGGCTCACACCACCAACAACCATATTACCTgcaatttcaatatctgGTGCGAATGAAGTGGTTAATACATTTCCTACACCGAAATCACGACTTAGTACCATGCTTGGACCTTTACCAGGCTTTGCGTCTAATGGACATTTCCATAATTTGACAGGTTTTTCACCCATAGCACTGGTTAACAGCATATTTGGAATATGTCTGTTGATTTCGACAGATGAAACACCTGCATCATGAGCCTTCAAAGTCCAAACTGGCTTAGATTCGGCACCATTTCTAATATCAAAAGAGTACACGTTACCGTTATCAGTACCGCAAATGAAGATGTTTTCATCAGCAAAACGGACACATTCGATTTCCTCTCCGGATGAAACGTTCCAGTATTTAGACATATCGTTGTCGTTTTCGATTCTCACATCGGACAATGCAGCACGAGAATCGTAACCAGCAGTCAATAACACAGAACCGTTTGATGGATGCCATTGCGATGCTGACACATTGGTATTTGAATGGATGTTGATTAACGAACGAGCGGCGGTTGCTGTGTTTAAATCCCATAATTTGACAGTATGATCTGCTGATGTAGAGGCTAAAACTGCTCTGAACTGTTTGTTATGTGCTAGAGATAGGATGGCATCAGTGTGATGTGTTGTCACATGTTTGCttttgctcttcttcttcttttttgatttagTTGGTAAGGCGATAGAGTTATCTGTTGGTTCACCAAGAATCATATCAGGGAAAGCCTTATCAACACAATccaaattccaaa
Coding sequences within:
- the UGX2 gene encoding Ugx2p (weakly similar to uniprot|P32772 Saccharomyces cerevisiae YDL169C Protein of unknown function, transcript accumulates in response to any combination of stress conditions), which gives rise to MREFYLSSSMLASETGIAYEVSDSYGSRRYDNNGNSSSERIQYVISMAHSQGFDWNQDFFATRYEQMCQVVYDGHVDSIESVIEGLKCEEEAVTEKTSENEDENMDHDGRPITLSSKDTNTHYRYSPQVYRRISDAFIRPRRKSDRSISFSADREQGNFKRTEVTVIDVESETLENKLLKSLVRS
- the PWP1 gene encoding rRNA-processing protein PWP1 (similar to uniprot|P21304 Saccharomyces cerevisiae YLR196W PWP1) encodes the protein MLSATSWVPRGFASEFPEKYELNDEEMERINELAKLNLDEAKHDLEEAQEAEEGGEEVTEEVEEPTTNGNALKDQLAVDDDLKEFDLEHYDDPEDEANAQDAMFMGLSEEVKFYEGEEGEDPYISLPKSKDDVEEKQELQVYPTDNMVLATRTEDDVSYLDVYVYDDGAGFHDSDIPSEKGDEQDPDVARGLVRDSSLYVHHDLMLPAFPLCVECLNYKPGSNSDETVANFAAVGTFDPAIEIWNLDCVDKAFPDMILGEPTDNSIALPTKSKKKKKSKSKHVTTHHTDAILSLAHNKQFRAVLASTSADHTVKLWDLNTATAARSLINIHSNTNVSASQWHPSNGSVLLTAGYDSRAALSDVRIENDNDMSKYWNVSSGEEIECVRFADENIFICGTDNGNVYSFDIRNGAESKPVWTLKAHDAGVSSVEINRHIPNMLLTSAMGEKPVKLWKCPLDAKPGKGPSMVLSRDFGVGNVLTTSFAPDIEIAGNMVVGGVSPGLKLWDVFTNRSVRKSFQPELKTLQQRAREEAIALGKSSRIARKYTKNDNPETVLTVEDQNDEEEDDEEDED